DNA sequence from the Alteribacter lacisalsi genome:
TCTTTGCCCCATTCCTGTTTTCTCCCCTTCCCCTGCCGCTTTTAGCCCAGGGTATTGCAACAGGTCTGTGGATTACCATTGTCCTTCCTATTCTCCTTGTGTCACTGAAGATTTATGAGCAGGAAGGAAAGGGGAAAATTATCAGTTCCAGCTAATGGCTCCATTTTTTCAGGAAGGCCTCCGTATGCATTTCACCCTGGAGAACCAGATTTTTTTTCTGTTCATCTGTGAGGGCAAAGTCTGTTGTTTTCACTCCCTGGACAGGAATAAAAACCACATCCTTTGCAAGATCTCTTGAAATATAGCGCTGATCGTGTGCAGTCCTCATCGTTTCCACCATGGCATAGGTAAACTGCATCGCATTTTTAATTTTTCTCGGCTGTGTCTCTTCCAGTTCAGGGCTGAGTCTAAAGCCGAGTACCGGCCTGGTAAGGCGCTTCTGGTTCCTTTTTTTATAGATCCACATGGGAAAATTGCTGAGCACGCCACCATCTACTATATAACTTGCCTTCACTCTTCCGTCGTATATTTTGACCGGTTCGAAAAAGAAGGGAATGCTGCAGCTCATCCGTATCGCTCTTGCGACTGAGAATTTTTCGGGAATCCGGCCGTACATAGGCAAATCATCCGGCAGTACGACGTAGCGACCGTTTGTAATATCAGAAGCTACCATTTTTAAAGAACCTTCGGGCAAATCCTCGAAAGTGGAAACATTCTTCCGTTTCAGCACCTCAATCAGCCAGTTTTCAAACTCCGATCCCTTGTATAGGCCGATTTTTCGGTACATAGTGAGCCACCTCAGAAACGGAAAAGGGAACATGGCTCGGCGTGGATCAAGAAGCTGCTTCAGGTCCATCTCAGATAAAAGGTCGTAAATTTCCCCGCCAGTAAAACCGGCGCTTATAAAAGCAGCCGTAACCGCTCCCGCACTCGTTCCGGCTACCCTTTCAAATTCGATTCCTTTTTTCTCAAGTACGTTAAGTGCTCCTGCGAATGCCAGCCCCCGAACCCCGCCTCCTGCGAAAATGCCGTCCACCTTCACGCACACCCCTCCTTACTTCATTGTAACGATGGAGGGGTAAAAAAATGCTCGTTTTTTGTGAAAACAGCTCGTACATTGGGATAGAGGCAGTACAAAAGCCTTTAGTCATGTAAACGCTGCTTCAGATCCGGGCTGCTATGGTCCTCAATATAGGTCAGGCGAGTCACTCAGGCTTGCCGGCATCACCAGGGAACGGGCAGCGCGAAGCATAGCTTCTGTTTAATTTAATTCAGTGCAGCCAAATTAAAAAAGCAGTCAAACCAATCTGGTTATGACTGCTCCATTTCTTCACTTTTTTTCTGGACGAGACGTAGTTCCTCCACACGCTTCGGCTCTTCATCGAAGTACTGCACGAGGTCACCTATCCTGTCAATCGCATCCCAACTCAGGTGGTGTTCGATCCCCTCTACATCCTCATAAATCGTTTCTCCGTCCACTCCGATTATCCGCATGAATTCCTCAAGCAGGTCGTGACGGTACACGAGACGCTTGCCAATTTTCTTCCCTTTGGGCGTTAAAACGAGCCCTCTGTATTTCTCATAAATGAGGTACTCTTTTTTATCTAGCTTCTGTACCATTTTAGTAACAGAAGACGGATGTACATCAAGTGTTTCCGCAATGTCGGAAACCCGGGCATAGCCCTTTTCTTCTATAAGAAGGTAAATTCTTTCCAGGTAATCTTCCATACTAGGTGTTGGCATTGTGTCCCCTCCAGACATCCCCATTGAAAAGCGTTGCACCACAATTTATGTATTTTGTTTGCTCCACAGCTGCTGCAGGCCGATTTTCATTGTCTGTTCAGTATACTATAAATCGAAGACAGGTACTACCTGCCGCCAAATTAACAGAAAAAAAGAACTGCCCGCCGGAGGTGGCCGGAACAGTTCTTTCACCAGTTATCTTCTACAATCCGCATTTCAGCTGCGCATTACAGTTCGTGCATGTATTGCATCCACCAATATCCTCAACCGTTCCTTTACGGCAGACGGGGCATTTATCGCCCACTTCGTTACCGTATTTAACCGAGGTGGAACGCAGATCCGAAATAGTATCCAGAATGACAACCTTCCCTTTACTGTCCGCATGTTCTTCAAGAGTTTCCTCAGGCTGGTCCAGATCATTTTCTTCAGCCTTCAGGGTCAGTACCTGGCTGTCACGGCTTCCGTCCACATAAACGGTACCCCCTTTGGCTCCGCCGTTATACAGACGCTCATATACGCCTTTTACCTGATCAACAGTGTATCCGCGCGGGGCATTCACCGTTTTACTGAGGGAGCTGTCCACCCATCTCTGAATAACACATTGTACATCAGCGTGAGCTTCCGGTGACAGTTCCATACTTGAGACGAACCAGTCCGGCAGATCAGCAGGATCCGTTTCAGGGTTCGCATTAAGGTAGTCCTGAAGAATCTGGGCTTTCACTTCAATAAACTTGCCTAGACGGCCGCTTCTGAAGTAAGAGAAGGAAAAGTATGGTTCTAGTCCTGTGCTGACGCCAACCATGGTTCCAGTCGATCCAGTTGGAGCAACGGTCAGCAGATGAGAGTTTCTGATCCCGTATTTGAGAATATCCTCTTTAAGGTCAGCCGGCATTTTTTCCATGTATCCCGTTCGGGTGAATTTATCACGGAGCAGTTGAGTCTGTGATTCCGACTCTCCGGTCAGGTATGGAAAGCTGCCTTTTTCTTTAGCAAGCGCAACACTGGTCCGGTATGCCGTGGTGGCAATCGTTTCAAAAATTTCATCTACAAGGGCGTTCCCCTGCTCACTTCCGTACACCGTCTCAGTATGAATGAGCAGATCATGAAGACCCATGACACCCAGGCCTACTCGGCGCTCGCCTTTTGCCTGCTTTGTGTTCTCATCAAGGAAATACGGTGTCGCGTCGATGACGTTATCCTGCATGCGTACGCCTGTTGCGACCGTCTGCTTAAGCTTATCAAAATTAACGGTTTTCGTTTCTTTATCTGCCATTTCCGCAAGGTTGACAGCTGCCAGGTTACACACACTATAGGGTGCGAGAGGCTGCTCACCGCAAGGGTTGGTTGCAACCACCTTCTGTCCGTATGCACTTGCGTTTGTTTTTTCGTTGGCATTATCAATAAAGAAGATTCCCGGCTCTGCCGAGTACGTCGCACACACGTTAATGAGATTCCACAGTTCCTTCGCTTTAATTTTACGGTACGTGCGGATCCCGAATCCGATCTTTTCCCACTCTCTCACATCTCCGTACTCCTGCCATTCACGGTTGTAGGCATCCATTTCCTCCGGCGAGTAATTCTCCACATCCGGGAACCGGAGGGCGTACTCTTCATCGTTTTCCACAGCTGCCATAAATTCATTGGTCAGGCAGACACTGATGTTTGCGCCTGTGAGGAAATCCGGGTTATTAACCGTATACGTTCCACCCGTCCGAAGCTTTTCCTCTGCTTCCCTGATAACTTTCGTGTCGAAGCCGCCCTGTCCACTGATCGCCTTATAGTTGACGATCCCCTGGTACATCGCTTCTTCCACTTCCGTCAACGGAGTGAATTTCAGCTTATCTTTAACAAGCTGGCGGATTTGTCTATCTTCTGTGTTTTCCAGTAGGTACCTGAGAATTCTCGGGTTCTGCATTTTTGAAATGATAAACTCAAGAATATCCGGGTGCCAATCCGACAGCATGATCATTTGTGCGCCACGTCTTGATCCGCCCTGCTCAACAAGGTGTGTGAGTTTGGCGATGTCATCAAGCCAGGAGACCGAACCCGATGATTTTCCGTTTACCCCCCGGGCAAGTGTGTTACGCGGACGCAGCGTTGAACCGTTCGTTCCGACCCCGCCGCCGCGGCTCATAATTTCCATTACCTGTTTACGATGTTCGGAAATCCCTTCACGGGAGTCGTCCACAAACGGCATTACATAACAGTTAAAGTATGTAACGTCCGTTTCCGCACCCGCTCCGTATAAAACACGGCCTGCCGGTACAAAATTCATGTTTACCAGTTCATGATAAAATTTCCGGAAGCTTTCATCCCGCTTTTCAGGATCCGTTTCCACCTCTGCCAGACCCCTTGCGTTCCGTTTTGCAATCTGTTCGTAGTAAATTTCAAGCGGCTTATCAATCGTTTCGAGAGAACGCATCACAACTCCGGTTTCTTTTTCCTCCGGATCATCAAGAACACCGTGAAATTCCTCGTCAACAGCAATTCGTGCTTTCTTTTCGTTCCAGTCAATATCGAGTACGTATCCGAATCCCCTGGCTGGAAATTTTGGATCCGCTTTGACCGTAAGGACAACGAAATCACCGGCTTTCAGTGTCTTCTTTTCCGTATCCTTGAACGTATAGCGGTCCAGCATGACCAGTCTCGATACCCCGCTCAGCGTTTTGTTCATCTCCGGAGTGATCGGGAACACCTGAGGAAACTGGGCGATATCCCCGTTCAGCTCCTCTGTGTTAATCGACTTTGCAGACATAAACGTTGTCACATGCACTCTCCCCTTTTGCAGATCTTTTTGTATGATTTTTATCGTGTTGTTAAAGAACGAGTTTTTTTGGTAAACTCTGGCTGTTACTTGCTTGTTTCAGCTTACCATAGTTTTCTCTACCCATCAATATATAGTATTAAACAAGTTTATAAGAACACAACATATTGGGTTTTGGGACGAATTGAGATAGGTTTGTCAAGCTTGGGATCGGCTGTAATTTCAAGAGAAAGAAAGATTTTACGTGGAGAATCGGGGAAAACCGCTTATTTTGACAAATTTCAATCATTGCATTTTAAATGTTTTTTCGTATCCAAGGTATAGGAAAACGTGAACAGAATGGCATCATACCATATTTTTTGGAGTTAGAAAATAAGTCTGATCGTACTATTTTCTCCGGCTTGCCTGAATGTTTATTTGACACCTTTCTCCTATACCCTTTTTTCTTCGACATAAGCCGGCAATAAAAGAAGCCCCCATGATTAGGGGGCTGATCCCAAGCTACGATTTATAGTTCCACTTTTCGGTACCGTACTTTCGCTCAATCAATCCTTGTACCTCTTCTTCCTCTTCTGCTGATAGTGTGTAACGTTCAAGCGACACATTAAGGCCATTTTCAAACCCGCTATGGAACGCCTGTTTTGCCGTTTCCACCTCTATTTTCCGTCCCATAAGTTCCTCGATGGAAACTGCTTTGTTTTTAAAATTGCGCTGCATCCGTTCACGAACGCGGTCACTCGGGTAGTTGAACAGATCAAAGAGCTTGTCCTCATCCAGAGAGAGGATGATGGAGCCGTGCTGCAGTATGACGCCTCTTTGCCGCGTCTGGGCGCTCCCGGCAATTTTCCGTCCTTCCACTACGAGCTCGTACCATGACGATGCATCGAAGCAGACGGCTGACCGGGGGTTTTTCAGGCTGCTGCGCTCTTCCTCCGTTCTTGGAATTGAAAATGCGGCATCAAGGCCAAGATCAACAAAGCCTTTAAGAAGGCCTTCGGAAATAACACGGTACGCCTCAGTGACCGTTTCAGGCATCCGGGGATGGTCCTCACTGACAATCACACTATATGTAAGTTCATCATCATGAAGCACGCCCCGGCCGCCGGTTGGCCGCCTTACGAAGCCGAGCCCGTATTTATTTACAGCCTCCATGTTAATATCTTTTTCTGCCTTCTGGAAATAACCGATTGACAATGTTGCCGGATCCCATCCGTAAAAACGGACCACTGGCGGTATTTTTCCACCCCTGTGCCAGTCCATAAGCTTTTCATCCAGTGCCATGTTATAGTAAGGGCTTCTCAAGCCCGAATCGATAAAATACCAGGTTTCTTTCATGAAGGAATCCCCCGTTTTAATTTGTTATTCAGTTTTATCTTACCGGAATTGCAACATGATGACAAAAGAGAACGGTTTATAGATTGCAGAAATGCCCGTTTCCATATATCATTATGGGTGGAGAATTTTTTTGGAATAGATAAAAGGAGTGGACACTGTATTATGACACCGTGGGTTCTGGCTATTGTTACCGTTTTACTGGTCGCATTTATTGTGATCCGTGCAAAAAAACCGAAATATCTAAAATCCCTTTCTACCGAAGAATTTAAGCAGGACTACAGAAAAGCCCAGCTTGTGGATATACGTGAAGAGAAGGAATTCAAAACAGGGCACATTCTAGGTGCCAGAAACATCCCTCTTTCCCAGCTACGCCAGCGCCAGGCGGAAATCCGTCCGGACAAGCCTGTATATCTGTACTGCCAATCCGGCGCCCGATGCTCACAGGCAGCCAAGCTTCTCAGAAAGAAGCGCAATGTAGAGGAAATCGCCCACTTAAAAGGCGGCTTCAGAAAATGGACCGGAAAAATTAAAAAGTAATCGTGATAAAGAAAAGCCGTCTGAAACGTGTCAGATGGCTTTTTGGTTTTCTTTCCGGAGCTGGTGGGGTCAGAATCCTTCCCTCGATTCGGCGCCTAATAAACAACCCGCCCCTTAAAAAGGGCGGGTTGTACGAACATGCATGTTATGCTTCTTTTGTATACCGCAGAATTGGTTTTCGGGCTGCCGTTGTTTCATCCATGCGGCCTATCACCGTATTGTGTGGTGCTTCCTGCACTACTTCCGGTGACTCTTCCACTTCCCGTGCAATCTGAATCATCGCCTCGATAAATTCGTCCAGCGTTTCCTTGGATTCGGTTTCTGTCGGCTCAATCATAAGACACTCTTCCACGTTAAGCGGGAAGTAGATCGTCGGCGGATGATAACCGAAGTCGAGCAGACGTTTGGCCATGTCCAGCGTACGGACACCGAGCTTTTTCTGGCGGCGGCCGGAGAGGACGAATTCATGCTTACAGTGCTGGGTGTACGGCGCATCAAAGTAAGGCTCAAGTTTGCGGAACATATAGTTTGCATTCAGTACTGCATACTCGGATACATTTCTGAGCCCCACAGGTCCCATAGTCCGGATGTACGTATACGCACGGACGTTAATTCCGAAGTTGCCGTAATAGGGCTTCACCCGGCCGATGGACTCGGGTACATTGTAATCAAAGCGATATTCGTCACCGTCTTTTACCACAAGAGGTGTCGGCAGATAAGGAACAAGGTCACTCTTTACGCCGACAGGACCGGATCCAGGTCCTCCGCCGCCGTGAGGAGTTGTAAAGGTTTTGTGAAGGTTCAGGTGAACCACATCAAAGCCCATATCTCCCGGGCGGGTAATGCCGAGAATCGCGTTGGAGTTTGCTCCGTCGTAGTACAGCTTCCCGCCTGCTTCGTGAACGATTGAAGCCATTTCCACAATCTCTTCCTCAAACAGACCGAGCGTGTTCGGATTTGTGAGCATAAGAGCTGCTGTATCCTGACCCACTACTTCACGGAGGTGATCAAGATCCACGATGCCCCGCTCATTTGAGCGCACCGTGACTGCTTCAAAACCTGCCACAGTAGCCGAAGCCGGATTTGTTCCGTGGGCGGAGTCAGGAACAATGACTTTCGTACGCCCTGTATCCCCGTTCGCTTCGTGATAAGCGCGGATCAGCATCAGGCCGGTCCACTCCCCGTGGGCTCCTGCTGCAGGCTGCAGCGTAACCTGGTCCATTCCCGTAATTTCCTCAAGGTTTGTCTGAAGCCTGTGCATCAGTTCCAGAGCACCTTGAATCGTACTTTCATCCTGATAAGGATGAATATGGGCAAACCCCGGGTATCGGGCTACATCCTCGTTTATTTTCGGATTGTATTTCATCGTACAGGAACCGAGCGGGTAAAAACCGGAATCTACCCCGTGGTTCCGGTTTGAAAGGGCTGTGTAATGGCGCATAATCTGAAGCTCGGATACTTCCGGGAGTTCCGCATCTTCCTTGCGGAGATATGTGTCCGGAAGCAGTTCGCTCAGGTCTTTTTCCGGAATATCCATCTCCGGCAGGCTGTGCCCTGCTCTTCCTTCCTGACTGAGTTCAAAAATCAATGCCTGGTTTTCTGTACTCATTTTACTCCCCCCAATACCGTAGCTAGATGATCAATTTCTTCTTTTGTGCGCAGTTCCGTAAAGGCAAGAAGCATCTGGTTTTCCTTCTGCGGGTAGTGGCGCGACAGATCAAAGCCGCCAATCATACCGGCATTAAGAAGGTCTTTGTTAACTTCTTTAACCGGCTTTGGCAGTTTGACTGCAAATTCGTTAAAGAAAGGTGTGCCGTTTACCACGTCTACGCCGGCTTCCTTCAATTTATCTTTTGCATAATGGGCTTTCTGGAGGTTCTGACCAGCCATTATTTTCAGGCCTTGTTTGCCGATGGCACTCATGGCAGCAGAGGCGGCAAGAGCATTGAGAGCCTGGTTTGAGCAGATGTTGCTTGTCGCTTTATCACGGCGGATGTGCTGTTCTCTCGCCTGAAGCGTCAGTACAAAGCCACGTTCTCCTTTATCATCAGTCGTCTGGCCCACAAGACGGCCAGGTACCTTACGCATCAGCTTTTTCGTGGTAGCAAAATAACCGCAGTGCGGGCCGCCAAGCTGGGCAGGAATGCCGAATGGCTGGGCGTCACCAACAACCACATCAGCGCCAAACTCTCCAGGCGGCTGAAGGACGCCGAGACTGACCGGATTTGAGGAAACGACCAGCAGTGCTTTTTCCTGGTGGGCGATTTCTTCGATTGCTTTGAGATCCTCTACATTTCCAAGGAAGTTCGGATACTGGACAATGACAGAGGCAACCTCTTTGCTGTACAGCTCCCGCAGATGGTCGAGATCAGTAACACCGTCTTTTTCACGAATTTCAACGACCTCGACACTTTGTCCTTTTGCGTTGGAAACAAGTACTTCGCGCGCTTCCGGGTGAACCGTTTCAGAAACGAGAATCTTTTTCTTTTTGGTATGTCCCGCACTCATCATTCCTGCTTCCGCCAGGGCTGTAGGCCCGTCATACATGGATGAGTTGGCCAGATCCATACCGGTGAGTTCTGCAATCATCGTCTGAAATTCAAAGATGGCCTGGAGCTCCCCTTGTGAAATTTCAGGCTGATACGGGGTGTAGGCTGTGTAAAATTCCGAGCGGCCGATCACGTGATTGACAATGGATGGAATGTAGTGTTCGTAAACTCCTGCCCCAAGAAAAGTCGGGTAGTCTTTTGAGTTTTTATTGCGCCCGGCAAGACGCTGCATCTCTTTTATAAGAGCTGTTTCATCCAGTGCTCTTTCTACTTTCATGTCCCCATCATAACGAACGTCTTTCGGAATATCGCTGAACAGTTCCTCCACAGAATCAATTCCGATCGCTTCCATCATATCCTGAAGATCTTTTTCCGTCATTGGCAGATAACGATGTGTCATATCTGTCTCTCCCCTTCCTGCTCTTTCCCTCTAATTTGAACGTTTATAAAACGGTGTGGCCACTACTTCTGCTTTCAAACGGCGCTTTCTCACCTGAACTTCCACTTCTGTTCCGATTGCTGTATGCGCTTTGTCAACAAGGGCGAGACCCACATTTTTTTTCAATGTCGGAGACTGTGTGCCTGTCGTAACAAAGCCGATTTCTTCGTCATTTACAAATACAGCATAGTCTGTCCGGGGAATCCCTTTATCGATCATTTCAAGACCGACGAGTTTTCGCGGCGCACCATTTTCCTTCTGATCCTTCAGCACACTTTTTCCGATAAAGTCGGCTTCTTTGTCTGTTTTAACCGCAAATCCGATTCCGGCTTCAATCGGTGAAATGTCTTTAGTAAGTTCCTGGCCATAAAGGGCGAGGCGCGCTTCAAAACGAAGTGTATCCCGTGCACCGAGCCCGCACGGCTTGAGTCCGTCAGCTTCCCCTGTTTCGAGGAGCAGGTTCCAAAGCCCAGCTGCGTCTTCCGGCTTACAGTAAATTTCAAATCCATCTTCACCTGTGTAACCTGTACGGGATACGAGAGCCTTCATACCGCCGATGTCCACCTGGTCACGAAATTTAAAGAAGGTAATCTCCGAGAGATCAGTGTCTGTTGACTTCTGCAGCACCTCTTCTGCCAACGGCCCCTGAATTGCCACTTGGGCAAACTGATCACTTACATTGACTACTTCTACATTGTCAAAGTTTTCAGCCTGTGAAGAAAGCCAGTCGAAGTCCTTATCCACGTTGGAGGCGTTGACGACCAGAAGAAAGTCGTTTTCTT
Encoded proteins:
- a CDS encoding patatin-like phospholipase family protein; this translates as MKVDGIFAGGGVRGLAFAGALNVLEKKGIEFERVAGTSAGAVTAAFISAGFTGGEIYDLLSEMDLKQLLDPRRAMFPFPFLRWLTMYRKIGLYKGSEFENWLIEVLKRKNVSTFEDLPEGSLKMVASDITNGRYVVLPDDLPMYGRIPEKFSVARAIRMSCSIPFFFEPVKIYDGRVKASYIVDGGVLSNFPMWIYKKRNQKRLTRPVLGFRLSPELEETQPRKIKNAMQFTYAMVETMRTAHDQRYISRDLAKDVVFIPVQGVKTTDFALTDEQKKNLVLQGEMHTEAFLKKWSH
- the gcvPB gene encoding aminomethyl-transferring glycine dehydrogenase subunit GcvPB: MSTENQALIFELSQEGRAGHSLPEMDIPEKDLSELLPDTYLRKEDAELPEVSELQIMRHYTALSNRNHGVDSGFYPLGSCTMKYNPKINEDVARYPGFAHIHPYQDESTIQGALELMHRLQTNLEEITGMDQVTLQPAAGAHGEWTGLMLIRAYHEANGDTGRTKVIVPDSAHGTNPASATVAGFEAVTVRSNERGIVDLDHLREVVGQDTAALMLTNPNTLGLFEEEIVEMASIVHEAGGKLYYDGANSNAILGITRPGDMGFDVVHLNLHKTFTTPHGGGGPGSGPVGVKSDLVPYLPTPLVVKDGDEYRFDYNVPESIGRVKPYYGNFGINVRAYTYIRTMGPVGLRNVSEYAVLNANYMFRKLEPYFDAPYTQHCKHEFVLSGRRQKKLGVRTLDMAKRLLDFGYHPPTIYFPLNVEECLMIEPTETESKETLDEFIEAMIQIAREVEESPEVVQEAPHNTVIGRMDETTAARKPILRYTKEA
- the gcvPA gene encoding aminomethyl-transferring glycine dehydrogenase subunit GcvPA — translated: MTHRYLPMTEKDLQDMMEAIGIDSVEELFSDIPKDVRYDGDMKVERALDETALIKEMQRLAGRNKNSKDYPTFLGAGVYEHYIPSIVNHVIGRSEFYTAYTPYQPEISQGELQAIFEFQTMIAELTGMDLANSSMYDGPTALAEAGMMSAGHTKKKKILVSETVHPEAREVLVSNAKGQSVEVVEIREKDGVTDLDHLRELYSKEVASVIVQYPNFLGNVEDLKAIEEIAHQEKALLVVSSNPVSLGVLQPPGEFGADVVVGDAQPFGIPAQLGGPHCGYFATTKKLMRKVPGRLVGQTTDDKGERGFVLTLQAREQHIRRDKATSNICSNQALNALAASAAMSAIGKQGLKIMAGQNLQKAHYAKDKLKEAGVDVVNGTPFFNEFAVKLPKPVKEVNKDLLNAGMIGGFDLSRHYPQKENQMLLAFTELRTKEEIDHLATVLGGVK
- a CDS encoding rhodanese-like domain-containing protein encodes the protein MTPWVLAIVTVLLVAFIVIRAKKPKYLKSLSTEEFKQDYRKAQLVDIREEKEFKTGHILGARNIPLSQLRQRQAEIRPDKPVYLYCQSGARCSQAAKLLRKKRNVEEIAHLKGGFRKWTGKIKK
- a CDS encoding vitamin B12-dependent ribonucleotide reductase; amino-acid sequence: MSAKSINTEELNGDIAQFPQVFPITPEMNKTLSGVSRLVMLDRYTFKDTEKKTLKAGDFVVLTVKADPKFPARGFGYVLDIDWNEKKARIAVDEEFHGVLDDPEEKETGVVMRSLETIDKPLEIYYEQIAKRNARGLAEVETDPEKRDESFRKFYHELVNMNFVPAGRVLYGAGAETDVTYFNCYVMPFVDDSREGISEHRKQVMEIMSRGGGVGTNGSTLRPRNTLARGVNGKSSGSVSWLDDIAKLTHLVEQGGSRRGAQMIMLSDWHPDILEFIISKMQNPRILRYLLENTEDRQIRQLVKDKLKFTPLTEVEEAMYQGIVNYKAISGQGGFDTKVIREAEEKLRTGGTYTVNNPDFLTGANISVCLTNEFMAAVENDEEYALRFPDVENYSPEEMDAYNREWQEYGDVREWEKIGFGIRTYRKIKAKELWNLINVCATYSAEPGIFFIDNANEKTNASAYGQKVVATNPCGEQPLAPYSVCNLAAVNLAEMADKETKTVNFDKLKQTVATGVRMQDNVIDATPYFLDENTKQAKGERRVGLGVMGLHDLLIHTETVYGSEQGNALVDEIFETIATTAYRTSVALAKEKGSFPYLTGESESQTQLLRDKFTRTGYMEKMPADLKEDILKYGIRNSHLLTVAPTGSTGTMVGVSTGLEPYFSFSYFRSGRLGKFIEVKAQILQDYLNANPETDPADLPDWFVSSMELSPEAHADVQCVIQRWVDSSLSKTVNAPRGYTVDQVKGVYERLYNGGAKGGTVYVDGSRDSQVLTLKAEENDLDQPEETLEEHADSKGKVVILDTISDLRSTSVKYGNEVGDKCPVCRKGTVEDIGGCNTCTNCNAQLKCGL
- the mntR gene encoding transcriptional regulator MntR, which produces MPTPSMEDYLERIYLLIEEKGYARVSDIAETLDVHPSSVTKMVQKLDKKEYLIYEKYRGLVLTPKGKKIGKRLVYRHDLLEEFMRIIGVDGETIYEDVEGIEHHLSWDAIDRIGDLVQYFDEEPKRVEELRLVQKKSEEMEQS
- the gcvT gene encoding glycine cleavage system aminomethyltransferase GcvT translates to MALGKRTPLFDVYKDQSKTIDFGGWDLPVQFSGIKDEHEAVRTKAGLFDVSHMGEVEVKGSGAIPFLQYVLTNDVEKLKVNGAQYTAMCYHEGGTVDDLVYYKREENDFLLVVNASNVDKDFDWLSSQAENFDNVEVVNVSDQFAQVAIQGPLAEEVLQKSTDTDLSEITFFKFRDQVDIGGMKALVSRTGYTGEDGFEIYCKPEDAAGLWNLLLETGEADGLKPCGLGARDTLRFEARLALYGQELTKDISPIEAGIGFAVKTDKEADFIGKSVLKDQKENGAPRKLVGLEMIDKGIPRTDYAVFVNDEEIGFVTTGTQSPTLKKNVGLALVDKAHTAIGTEVEVQVRKRRLKAEVVATPFYKRSN
- a CDS encoding lipoate--protein ligase family protein is translated as MKETWYFIDSGLRSPYYNMALDEKLMDWHRGGKIPPVVRFYGWDPATLSIGYFQKAEKDINMEAVNKYGLGFVRRPTGGRGVLHDDELTYSVIVSEDHPRMPETVTEAYRVISEGLLKGFVDLGLDAAFSIPRTEEERSSLKNPRSAVCFDASSWYELVVEGRKIAGSAQTRQRGVILQHGSIILSLDEDKLFDLFNYPSDRVRERMQRNFKNKAVSIEELMGRKIEVETAKQAFHSGFENGLNVSLERYTLSAEEEEEVQGLIERKYGTEKWNYKS